One genomic region from Oceanicoccus sp. KOV_DT_Chl encodes:
- a CDS encoding acyl-CoA thioesterase, translated as MKFFSRRLVKHEDLNPADRLFGGRLLEWIDEEAAIYAACQLSSKRIVTKFMSEINFSAPGELGDVVEFGLGVVAVGNSSITVCCEVRNKESKQTIIGIDRIVFVCVDENGQPQNHGLNIDQVA; from the coding sequence ATGAAGTTTTTTAGTCGCCGTTTAGTTAAGCATGAAGATCTCAACCCGGCAGACCGTTTATTTGGTGGTCGTTTGCTCGAATGGATAGATGAAGAGGCCGCTATTTATGCTGCTTGTCAGCTAAGCAGTAAGCGCATCGTCACCAAGTTTATGTCGGAGATAAATTTTTCCGCCCCAGGTGAATTGGGTGATGTTGTTGAGTTCGGGCTTGGCGTGGTTGCGGTAGGTAATAGTTCAATAACGGTTTGTTGTGAGGTTCGCAACAAAGAAAGCAAGCAAACGATTATTGGGATTGATCGAATTGTTTTTGTTTGTGTGGATGAAAACGGCCAGCCACAAAATCATGGTTTGAATATTGATCAGGTTGCTTAA
- a CDS encoding glutathione S-transferase family protein, whose amino-acid sequence MKLYTYEVAPNPRRVKLFLQYKGITLETENVNLGEAEQLTDRFKAINPFCTVPTLVLGDGETLIDAVSIGFYLDQKYPEKPLFGTSALEQAQVLGWDHRVFTDGLFPIAEMLRNQGDFFKDRALPGSINIEQIPALIERGRKRLYGFFATMEKHLQGREFIVGEQLSFADIDVFVVCDFAGWVKETIPAECVTLQSWYQRVGKLLGEVD is encoded by the coding sequence ATGAAATTGTATACCTATGAGGTGGCGCCTAACCCTCGGCGTGTGAAGTTATTCCTGCAATACAAAGGTATAACCCTCGAGACCGAAAATGTTAACCTCGGTGAAGCTGAACAATTAACTGACCGTTTTAAGGCAATCAATCCTTTTTGTACTGTTCCCACGTTAGTATTGGGTGATGGTGAAACCTTGATTGATGCCGTGAGTATCGGTTTTTACCTCGATCAAAAGTATCCAGAAAAGCCATTGTTTGGCACCAGTGCATTGGAACAAGCACAAGTGCTTGGATGGGATCATCGGGTGTTTACTGATGGTTTATTTCCCATCGCTGAAATGTTACGTAATCAGGGCGACTTTTTTAAAGATAGAGCTTTGCCCGGTTCGATCAATATAGAGCAAATTCCGGCGTTGATAGAGCGTGGCAGAAAACGGTTATATGGTTTTTTTGCCACGATGGAAAAACATCTGCAAGGACGCGAATTTATTGTGGGTGAGCAGCTTAGTTTTGCGGATATTGATGTGTTTGTTGTCTGTGATTTTGCCGGATGGGTTAAAGAAACTATTCCCGCAGAATGTGTGACGTTGCAGAGCTGGTATCAGCGTGTAGGCAAGCTATTGGGGGAGGTTGACTGA
- a CDS encoding FAD-binding protein produces the protein MTAANGWDYSVDVLVVGSGNGALTSALCCYEMGAKDVLVIEKADKYGGTSAVSGGGVWIPNNRYAKAAGANDSYEDAKQYLKNTIPAGDVPEEMIDTYLQNAPKMVDFMHERTQMRYVTLAHYPDYYTDVAGGKPGHRSMEPEPVDSALLKGEYDNLTLSHHMMRLFGVIHFTQVEAQMLTARTPGWFGTTFKMILSWMLDVPWMLKSRVARRLCTGSAGIARLRLSMMDRDMPLWLNSAMKELITDDSGKVIGAVVDKHGTTVRVQARKAVILGSGGFEHNQELREKYLPKPTNKEWSAGVRTNTGDGLIEGLKLNAATRLMDGAWWCTTIVTPDEPAPRLSIMEKSLPGSCMVNLQGKRIANESQNYMAYQKKLFEVHDEQTNSCAPMYHIFDARFRRSYIAGPLMTKDTKPDWSIPKKWYEQKFVGKANTIRELALQIGIDPENLAQTVANMNGYAKTGKDTEFQRGDVEYDRYYGDATVTPNPCLAAIDEAPFYAMKVEAGDFGTQGGLVTNPDGSVINEQGDVIAGLYAVGNCSAAILPTYPGPGSTLGPAMTMGYQAAKHITGYQD, from the coding sequence ATGACAGCAGCAAATGGCTGGGATTACAGTGTAGATGTGTTGGTAGTAGGATCAGGTAACGGTGCATTGACATCGGCGCTGTGCTGCTATGAGATGGGCGCTAAAGATGTGTTGGTTATTGAGAAGGCTGATAAATATGGTGGTACCAGTGCAGTCTCCGGCGGTGGTGTGTGGATACCCAATAACCGCTATGCCAAAGCCGCGGGCGCCAACGATAGTTATGAAGACGCGAAGCAATACTTAAAAAATACCATTCCGGCCGGTGATGTGCCGGAAGAAATGATAGATACCTATCTGCAGAATGCGCCAAAGATGGTTGACTTTATGCACGAACGCACCCAAATGCGTTATGTCACTCTGGCGCATTATCCTGACTATTACACTGATGTTGCTGGAGGTAAACCTGGCCATCGGTCGATGGAGCCAGAGCCGGTAGACTCCGCTTTATTAAAAGGTGAGTATGATAATTTAACACTGTCCCACCATATGATGCGTTTATTCGGGGTGATTCACTTTACTCAGGTTGAGGCACAAATGCTGACGGCCAGAACCCCCGGCTGGTTCGGTACCACGTTTAAAATGATATTGAGTTGGATGCTGGATGTTCCCTGGATGCTAAAGTCGCGCGTTGCCCGTCGCTTGTGCACGGGCAGCGCAGGTATTGCGCGTTTGCGCTTATCGATGATGGATCGCGACATGCCGCTTTGGTTAAATTCAGCGATGAAAGAACTCATTACCGATGACAGTGGCAAGGTGATAGGTGCCGTTGTTGATAAACACGGTACTACGGTTAGGGTTCAGGCTCGCAAAGCAGTGATCCTTGGCTCTGGTGGTTTTGAACACAATCAGGAGCTAAGAGAAAAGTATTTACCTAAGCCTACCAATAAAGAATGGAGTGCCGGCGTTAGAACTAATACCGGTGATGGCCTCATTGAAGGCTTGAAACTAAATGCCGCGACTCGGTTAATGGATGGAGCCTGGTGGTGTACTACCATTGTGACGCCTGATGAACCGGCACCGCGCTTGTCGATTATGGAAAAATCTTTACCGGGTTCTTGTATGGTAAACCTGCAGGGCAAGCGTATTGCCAATGAATCACAAAACTACATGGCGTATCAGAAAAAATTATTTGAAGTGCATGATGAGCAAACTAACTCTTGCGCACCGATGTACCATATTTTCGATGCCCGTTTCCGTCGCAGTTATATTGCCGGCCCGTTAATGACCAAAGATACTAAACCCGATTGGAGTATTCCCAAAAAATGGTATGAGCAAAAATTTGTCGGCAAGGCAAACACCATTCGAGAGTTAGCGCTTCAAATCGGTATTGACCCTGAAAATTTAGCGCAGACCGTTGCCAATATGAATGGCTATGCCAAAACCGGAAAAGACACCGAGTTTCAACGTGGTGATGTTGAGTATGATCGTTACTATGGTGATGCTACGGTTACCCCTAATCCTTGTCTAGCCGCTATTGATGAAGCGCCTTTTTATGCGATGAAAGTTGAGGCGGGTGACTTTGGTACTCAGGGCGGCTTGGTGACTAACCCTGATGGCAGCGTAATCAACGAGCAAGGTGATGTGATAGCCGGGCTCTATGCTGTGGGTAATTGTTCCGCTGCTATTTTACCTACTTACCCTGGCCCAGGGTCTACGTTGGGACCGGCCATGACGATGGGTTATCAGGCCGCTAAACATATTACCGGATACCAGGACTAA
- a CDS encoding alpha/beta fold hydrolase — MDINFITVNGVRLAYLEQGKGPLLICLHGFPDTAYSFTHLMDTFSAQGYRVVSVFLRGYYPSGLAIDDDYSIPTVARDIVELIAALGEETATLIGHDWGGFTAYTAANLNPAVIDKIVVMAVPHLHHSTFSWQQLRKSWYVMLFQLPKLPEYLVAKNDYAFIDRLYKSWCPNWSEAEFQLQPVKKALAFAGGLKAALAYYRAMIRGSTARDRALMSQQTSVPALWISGDADGSIDPGQFVGIEKAFTSQFELLSIPNAGHFVHREATHLVENKILSFLR, encoded by the coding sequence TTGGATATAAATTTTATAACAGTTAACGGTGTGCGCTTAGCTTATTTAGAGCAAGGCAAGGGGCCGTTATTGATTTGTTTACATGGTTTTCCTGATACGGCGTATAGTTTTACGCACCTGATGGATACCTTTTCGGCGCAGGGTTATCGAGTGGTATCTGTATTTCTTCGTGGTTATTACCCTAGTGGGTTGGCAATCGATGATGATTATTCAATACCGACTGTTGCGCGGGATATTGTGGAATTGATTGCGGCTTTAGGTGAGGAAACGGCGACCCTGATTGGCCATGATTGGGGCGGCTTCACAGCTTATACTGCAGCTAATTTAAACCCTGCAGTGATCGATAAAATCGTAGTGATGGCGGTGCCGCATTTACATCATTCGACTTTCAGTTGGCAGCAATTGCGAAAATCCTGGTATGTGATGTTATTCCAATTACCCAAACTGCCTGAATATTTAGTAGCCAAAAACGATTATGCCTTTATCGATCGTTTGTATAAAAGCTGGTGTCCTAATTGGAGTGAAGCAGAGTTTCAGTTACAACCCGTTAAAAAAGCCCTGGCTTTTGCTGGCGGTTTGAAGGCTGCGCTGGCGTATTACCGTGCGATGATTAGAGGTTCCACTGCCCGGGATAGGGCGCTGATGTCTCAGCAAACCAGTGTTCCTGCGTTATGGATTAGCGGTGACGCCGATGGCAGTATCGATCCGGGTCAATTTGTTGGCATCGAAAAAGCATTTACCAGCCAGTTTGAGCTTCTGAGTATTCCGAATGCGGGGCATTTTGTTCATCGCGAAGCGACCCATTTGGTTGAAAATAAGATATTATCTTTTTTGAGATAG
- a CDS encoding AraC family transcriptional regulator — MDKSASSFLYLSKGRVLLVGNALDSGEHRHHALQITLSMEGRPLLIKHPGGLTETQCALIRPNHLHQIDNIDSWRLLILIDANTDTAKKITSRYLKNSPIATPSQRDINFCKKRLKHLAHKEKPITQVSKAMDDVLARLAGTNTKTSTMDPRIATAIKLIQQAENRDISADELAAKICLSRDRLSHLFTQEVGIPIKRYILWYRLSQTGYKIFANQSLAEAAAESGFSDAAHFSRAFRSMFGMTPSHIMRRSQSVKLIADIDY, encoded by the coding sequence ATGGATAAATCGGCATCCTCTTTTCTGTATCTCAGCAAGGGTCGCGTGTTATTAGTAGGAAATGCGCTAGACAGTGGAGAACACCGTCATCACGCTTTGCAGATTACTTTATCTATGGAAGGCCGCCCCCTATTGATCAAGCACCCCGGTGGTTTAACAGAAACCCAGTGCGCATTAATCAGACCCAATCATTTGCACCAAATTGACAACATCGACAGTTGGCGTTTATTAATTCTAATTGATGCCAATACGGATACTGCTAAAAAAATCACCTCTCGTTACCTGAAAAACTCACCCATCGCGACCCCCAGCCAAAGAGATATCAACTTCTGCAAGAAGCGATTAAAACATTTGGCGCATAAAGAAAAACCGATCACTCAGGTTTCAAAAGCCATGGACGACGTTCTAGCACGCTTAGCGGGTACTAACACCAAAACATCCACCATGGACCCCAGAATAGCGACTGCCATTAAGCTGATCCAGCAGGCGGAAAACCGCGACATCAGTGCCGATGAGTTAGCTGCAAAAATATGTTTATCACGCGATCGCCTGTCCCATTTATTTACCCAGGAAGTAGGCATACCGATAAAGCGCTACATTCTTTGGTACCGCTTATCACAAACCGGTTATAAAATTTTTGCTAACCAATCGCTGGCGGAGGCTGCAGCGGAATCGGGATTTTCCGATGCCGCGCATTTTAGCCGCGCTTTCCGCAGCATGTTTGGGATGACACCGTCGCATATTATGCGACGCAGCCAATCGGTGAAATTAATTGCAGATATTGACTACTAA